The following nucleotide sequence is from Aerosakkonema funiforme FACHB-1375.
CGCCTGTTCTGAATTTAGATGTAGAAGAAATTGATACCAGATTTCCGATTGAAGAAGTTTCAACTGGTGTGCCATTTATTATTGTGCCGTTGAAAAATCTTGCGGCTGTGAAGAGAATCAAGGTTAACCAAGACAAATATTTTGAGTTAATAAGTAATACTCAAGCTAAGGCGATTCTGGTTTTTTGTCCGGAAACCTACAGTTCGGAAAATCATTTGAACGTGCGAATGTTTGCCGATGCAATGGGAGTTCCGGAAGACCCGGCTACTGGAAGTGCAAATGGTTGTTTGGCTGGTTATTTAGTTGAGTATGCTTATTTTGGTGAAAATGCGATCGATCTGCGAGTTGAGCAAGGATATGAAATTGGTAGACCTTCTTTGCTATTATTAAAAGCGCAAAAAGGTGAGGCTGGCATTGAAGTTAATGTAGGTGGAAAGGCGATTATAATAGCAAAAGGAGAATTTGTTTAAGTTGAAATAAGAAATATGGGACAAGACACTAGGCTTGTTTGAAACTTCGATGGTTGCCAAAATATAATGATAATGGCTATTTTTTCCAGAATTTGTCAGCATTTTAAATAAACAACCATGCCCCAATTAATTGAAAAACCCACCCGCATTCAAGCAGCAGGAAATAAGCCCAAACTGATCGACGAGTATATCGGTCGCGCTAACAGCCAAACTGAAGCTGTCAGCATTGCCCATATGCGTTCACCTAGCGGCTGGATAGAACCGGGTCAGCGTCCGGAGTTCGACGAGTTTACGGTTGTACTCACAGGTATGCTGCGAGTGGAATACGAGGGCGGTCAGGTGGATGTTCGAGCGGGACAAGCTGTGATTGTACGTAAGGGAGAATGGGTCCGCTACAGCACCCCCACCGCAGAGGGAGCCGAATATATTGCTATCTGCTTACCAGCTTTTTCTCCCGATACGGTACATCGGGAATCTGTTTAAGATAGTTCAAGTATTTGCTGAATTCCCGTCATCTAAATATGCTGTTTTGACAGTAGCAACAGCATTTCGATCGCTTAGTGTCTGCGGTAGCACGATCGCAAATTCTGTTCCCTGTCCCGGAGCGGAAATACACTTTAACAAACCCCTGTGTTGTTCGGTGATAATCCGATAGGAAATCGATAGTCCCAAGCCAGTCCCTTTACCAACAGGTTTTGTTGTAAAAAAAGGATCGAATATACGCAACTGCAACGATTCTGGTATACCTGGGCCATTATCTGCAATCCTAATTACAATCCTCGAACTATCGATTACTTCGGTACGAATCCAAATCGTAGGTAATTGGCACTCGGCGATCGATCTTTGGGAATTTCCCCCTTGCTCTTCCACCTCTGACAAAGCATCAATAGCATTAGCAATAATGTTCATAAATACCTGATTGAGTTCTCCTGGGTAACACTCGACCGGAGGTATATCGCCATATTCTTTCAACACCTGAATTTCAGGACGACCCTGCTGTGCCCTTAGCCGATTGTTCAAAAGAACCAAAGTGTTATCGATGCCTTCGTGAATGTCTACAGCCTTCCTTTCCGCCCGATCTATACGAGAAAAATTACGTAGAGAGCAGACAATATCGCGAATGCGCTCCGCTCCTACTTTTATAGAACAGATTAGTTTGGGTAAATCTTCTCTTAAAAAATCGAAGTCGATTTCTTCTATTGCCAATTTAATTTCAGGCACAGGTTGGGGATAATGCTGTTCGTAGAGTTGCAGCAAACTTAACATATTTTGAAAATATTTATCTGCATGGTCGATATTTCGGTGGATGAAACTGACTGGGTTGTTAATTTCGTGGGCAACACCAGCAACTAGCTGACCCAAGCTAGACATTTTTTCGCTTTGAACAAGTTGGATGTGAGCCTGTTGCAGTTCTTGTAGTGTTTTCTCTAACTCTTGGGTTTGCTGTCTCAATAGTTGAGAAGTCGATTGCAACTCAGTATTCGTTCTTTGCAGACACTCTTGCGCCTTTGCCCGTTCGATCCGAACTCCCAAAATACGACAAGCAGCTAAGAGTAAATCTTTTTGCAAAGTATCCTGAAGTTGGCGCAAATTACGAGACTCTAAAGTGAGTACACCTATAACCGTACCATCTGTAGCCGGAATCGGAAAAATGCCGAGTTCACCAATTGCCGAATGACGCAATGCCGGTACTGCATTGGGATGATTGGCATAATCCTCGATAAATAATGGTTGACCTGTTTCTACCACTTGCCAAAGCAGTCCTTGACCTCTGGGTACACCTCGTTGCAAAGCTGCTTCCATTTCTGCTACTGCTGTCTTGCCATAAGCTGCTACAAATTCGGCAGATACGTAGTTGGTGAGAGTACAAGCTTGATAAGTTTCATTTAAGTCGCGAATTACTTTGACATCTCCAAAGGCACAGTTTGTAACGCAGACAAGGTAACCGAGAGCAAACTCAGCAATTTCTTGTAAGTCTGTAGAGCTTTGTAAGCGATCGGTCAAACCGAGCAAGAAAGAAAGTCGTTCGACTTCCGCATTCAACTGCTGGTGACTTGTTACATCTACCAACAACCCATTCCAGAAAATATTTCCATTCGCCTGTAACGAAGGTTGTGCATCCCACTGAATCCATTTAACTTGTCCTGATGGCAAAATAAAACGTCCTGCCCACCTCCACGATCGCAACATTCCGCCTGCTTCGGCTATAGAGTTGAAAAAATCCTCTCGGTCATCTGGATGCAGCATGGAAATGAGGGTTTCCGTATCCATTTCCATATCTGGTGACTCTATCTCAAAAAATTCCTGAAAACTGGGACTGAGGAATAGAAAACTAAGGGAACCATCTCTACGAAGTAAAAATTGATAAGTTAGCCCCGGTATATTAGCCAACAAATGCTGAGGCTTTTTTTGGCTCTGCCAGAAGGCAACTGCCCTTGAAGATACCTCTGTGATTTTTTGCTCTTGTACTTGTAATGTCTGACAAGGCTCTGAAGCGGTAATACTGACGTGTTGAAGACTCATAGATTTGCTTGGCTGGCGATAAGACTGTGCTTGTTTGGGCAATTAATTCTGTTTGCTTAGAAATTAAATTTCTCTCGTTCGGGTTTTTTAAAGAAAAATTCATCAAATCTACTTTTTTGCGAAAAATTAAACAAAAGGAACTTTGCTTGCCTCTAACTCAAATAATTCATTTGAGTTATTTCTAGTGATATCTTAATATTTTAAATTTTATTTCATTTTATAGCAATACATTAAAAAGAGCAATTTTCTTCACAATTACTTTATATAATTGGTAGGAATAAATACTTGCATACTATATTTAATTACTATATTTTTATGCTCATAGGGCTCTGTCTGTCGGTTGATTCGCAAGTCGTCAATACTTACATCTCTGGACAGTTTGCTGTTACAGAAATGATTCGACAGAACATTTGCGAACCATCCAAGTCGGATCTTAACAGGTCTAACTCTTTAGCTGGTAGCCAGCTGGCACACAACCACCATAAGTCTTAACTTTAGCTTAAAGTGTATCTAAGGTTACTAAAAAGATTTGCTCTATTAGTTTAATTTTTAGTTTCCTCTGATACAAAAAAGTCTCTACTACTATAGATAGATGTTTATCTAAATGAATAAAGCAAAACTCTATTGCACCACCTTAACAGCAAAATCTACCATGCAGAAGATAGACAAAGGTTTAGGAAACTGCACTCGTTGCGAAACTCTACCTAGCAAAATTCAGGACAAGGGAACGCTGTATATGTGGTTTCCAGTAGTACATACGCTTAATAAGCTGATTCCCGCTTTGGGGAAAACCGATCTGGCTCACCAACTTTTAAAAGATGAGCAATGCTTGAAAATTATTGTGGATCGTAATAATATTGAAATATTGCTCGCCACACTAACATCCAAACTTACCAATAAAGAATTGAAAGAAACGCAGGCTGTATGGATGCCTGGAACTGAGGAACCGCTATTTCGGGATTTTTCTCGCATCACCTCGCTGAATAACTTTGTCAGCCTCAACAAGTGTGAGTGGTTGTTAGATATATTGGCACAAGAGCGTTTGACGTGTCATTTTCAGCCGATCGTATATGCTGATGATACTTCCCGAATTTTTGCACAAGAGGCATTGCTGCGTGGATTTGATAAGGATGATAACCTAATTAGTCCGGGTTCCATATTTACGAGCGCCCAAGACGCTGGTCTCGTTTTTCAACTAGATGCCTTAGCGCGACAAATGGCAATCCG
It contains:
- a CDS encoding EAL domain-containing protein — its product is MNKAKLYCTTLTAKSTMQKIDKGLGNCTRCETLPSKIQDKGTLYMWFPVVHTLNKLIPALGKTDLAHQLLKDEQCLKIIVDRNNIEILLATLTSKLTNKELKETQAVWMPGTEEPLFRDFSRITSLNNFVSLNKCEWLLDILAQERLTCHFQPIVYADDTSRIFAQEALLRGFDKDDNLISPGSIFTSAQDAGLVFQLDALARQMAIREASKYGIKEQIFINFSPTAVYDPTTCLRMTVRAISEAGIPHDRVVFEVMESEQPPDINHLIKIMKFYQEAGFLIALDDFGTGYSNLNLIHELRPDFIKLDRHLIHNVHQEPYKALITEKLLEIAQQLNIKTIAEGIELTEELEWVRERGANFAQGFLIAKPMTPPVKVTSYIGSEPIYLSA
- a CDS encoding GAF domain-containing sensor histidine kinase, translated to MSLQHVSITASEPCQTLQVQEQKITEVSSRAVAFWQSQKKPQHLLANIPGLTYQFLLRRDGSLSFLFLSPSFQEFFEIESPDMEMDTETLISMLHPDDREDFFNSIAEAGGMLRSWRWAGRFILPSGQVKWIQWDAQPSLQANGNIFWNGLLVDVTSHQQLNAEVERLSFLLGLTDRLQSSTDLQEIAEFALGYLVCVTNCAFGDVKVIRDLNETYQACTLTNYVSAEFVAAYGKTAVAEMEAALQRGVPRGQGLLWQVVETGQPLFIEDYANHPNAVPALRHSAIGELGIFPIPATDGTVIGVLTLESRNLRQLQDTLQKDLLLAACRILGVRIERAKAQECLQRTNTELQSTSQLLRQQTQELEKTLQELQQAHIQLVQSEKMSSLGQLVAGVAHEINNPVSFIHRNIDHADKYFQNMLSLLQLYEQHYPQPVPEIKLAIEEIDFDFLREDLPKLICSIKVGAERIRDIVCSLRNFSRIDRAERKAVDIHEGIDNTLVLLNNRLRAQQGRPEIQVLKEYGDIPPVECYPGELNQVFMNIIANAIDALSEVEEQGGNSQRSIAECQLPTIWIRTEVIDSSRIVIRIADNGPGIPESLQLRIFDPFFTTKPVGKGTGLGLSISYRIITEQHRGLLKCISAPGQGTEFAIVLPQTLSDRNAVATVKTAYLDDGNSANT
- a CDS encoding PhzF family phenazine biosynthesis isomerase, producing MLNFYIVDVFAVGKYTGNQLAVFAGDGVAKLSDPDMQRIAKEMNYSETTFITSPQMRDGGYDVRIFTPEQELPFAGHPTLGTAYVLQQEIIQQPVETIILNLKIGQIPVTVHYAGEVVEWLWMRQKTPTFGQGLSPNKIAPVLNLDVEEIDTRFPIEEVSTGVPFIIVPLKNLAAVKRIKVNQDKYFELISNTQAKAILVFCPETYSSENHLNVRMFADAMGVPEDPATGSANGCLAGYLVEYAYFGENAIDLRVEQGYEIGRPSLLLLKAQKGEAGIEVNVGGKAIIIAKGEFV
- a CDS encoding cupin domain-containing protein, producing the protein MPQLIEKPTRIQAAGNKPKLIDEYIGRANSQTEAVSIAHMRSPSGWIEPGQRPEFDEFTVVLTGMLRVEYEGGQVDVRAGQAVIVRKGEWVRYSTPTAEGAEYIAICLPAFSPDTVHRESV